The Halanaerobium praevalens DSM 2228 genome contains a region encoding:
- the pepF gene encoding oligoendopeptidase F, producing MPKELKTREEIDAKYKWNLTDIYETDSQFESELKAVLTEIKEIKALKENFTSSAEYLINSLNKIIKIEEKTARLYAYAHLKYDQNTKNNKYQNYKNKALTAYNKLSNSTSFMVPAIIKLGTTKLEDYKKENEKLEFFNHFFDNILREKEHYLSAAEEKVLALAGEVTQSSENIFSMLNNADLEFPLIEDENKEELRLTHGRYIDLLKNEDRRVRKDAFKAMHGEYKNSENTFAAVLDSSVKGDVFYARSRKYKSSLASALASDNISTDVYNNLIETVSNNLEPLHQYMELKKEILNLDELHIYDTYTPLIKEIELKFEYDKTKEIIKKAVAPLGEDYVETVESGFNSGWIDVYENKGKRSGAYSSGCYGVHPYILMNYTQDISNLFTLSHEMGHAMHSYYANQNQPYLYADYKIFVAEVASTLNENLLLDYMLENAQTKEEKLYLLNYFLEGFRGTVYRQTMFAEFEKMIHQNVENGESLTSQSLKTMYRKLNKKYFGKALVIDQELDYEWARIPHFYYNFYVYKYATGYSAAAALAEKIKNQGPEAAANYLEFLKAGGSDYPLNILKKAGVNMEKPAVIENSTAKFKKYLKQLQDLI from the coding sequence TTGCCTAAAGAATTAAAAACTAGAGAAGAAATTGATGCAAAATATAAATGGAATTTGACTGATATATATGAAACTGATTCTCAATTCGAGTCAGAACTAAAAGCTGTTTTAACAGAAATTAAAGAGATTAAAGCTTTAAAAGAAAATTTTACAAGTAGTGCTGAGTATTTAATTAATTCTTTAAACAAAATTATTAAAATTGAAGAAAAAACTGCTAGGCTATATGCTTATGCCCACCTTAAATATGATCAAAATACTAAAAACAATAAATATCAAAATTATAAAAATAAGGCTTTAACAGCTTATAATAAATTATCTAATTCTACTTCTTTTATGGTTCCTGCTATTATAAAATTAGGAACTACTAAATTAGAAGATTATAAAAAAGAAAATGAAAAATTAGAATTTTTTAATCATTTTTTTGATAATATTTTAAGAGAAAAAGAACATTATCTTTCTGCAGCTGAAGAAAAAGTACTTGCTTTAGCAGGTGAAGTTACTCAAAGCTCAGAAAACATTTTTAGTATGTTAAATAATGCAGATTTAGAATTCCCACTAATTGAAGATGAAAACAAAGAAGAATTGCGTTTGACTCATGGTCGCTATATTGATTTATTAAAAAATGAAGATCGTCGAGTTAGAAAAGATGCTTTTAAAGCTATGCACGGAGAATATAAAAATTCAGAAAATACTTTTGCTGCAGTACTTGATAGTTCAGTTAAAGGAGATGTTTTCTATGCTCGATCTAGAAAATATAAGAGTTCTTTAGCATCAGCTTTGGCTAGTGATAATATTAGTACCGATGTTTATAATAATCTAATCGAAACAGTTTCTAATAATTTAGAGCCTTTACATCAATATATGGAGTTAAAAAAAGAAATTCTTAATTTAGATGAACTTCATATTTATGATACTTATACTCCTTTAATCAAAGAAATTGAGCTTAAATTTGAATATGACAAAACAAAAGAAATAATTAAAAAAGCAGTTGCTCCTTTAGGTGAGGACTATGTAGAAACAGTAGAAAGTGGTTTTAATTCTGGTTGGATAGATGTTTATGAAAATAAAGGTAAACGTTCAGGTGCTTATTCGAGCGGCTGTTATGGTGTACATCCTTATATCTTAATGAATTATACCCAAGATATTAGTAATTTATTTACTTTAAGTCATGAAATGGGACATGCAATGCATAGTTACTATGCTAATCAAAACCAGCCTTATTTATACGCTGATTATAAGATTTTTGTAGCAGAAGTAGCTTCAACTTTAAATGAAAATTTATTGCTTGATTATATGCTTGAAAATGCCCAGACTAAAGAAGAGAAACTGTATCTTTTAAATTATTTTTTAGAAGGATTTAGAGGTACTGTTTATAGACAAACTATGTTTGCAGAGTTTGAAAAAATGATTCACCAAAATGTTGAGAATGGAGAAAGCTTAACTTCTCAGTCTCTAAAAACTATGTATAGAAAATTAAATAAAAAATATTTTGGTAAAGCTTTAGTAATTGACCAAGAACTTGATTATGAATGGGCTAGAATTCCCCATTTTTATTATAATTTCTATGTTTATAAATATGCTACAGGTTATTCAGCAGCAGCAGCTCTAGCTGAAAAAATAAAAAATCAAGGACCAGAGGCTGCAGCTAATTATCTTGAATTTCTAAAAGCAGGTGGCAGTGATTACCCACTTAATATTTTAAAGAAAGCTGGAGTTAATATGGAAAAACCAGCTGTAATTGAAAATTCTACTGCTAAATTTAAAAAGTATTTAAAACAACTACAAGATTTAATTTAA
- a CDS encoding alpha/beta hydrolase encodes MKLNKIKSDTKINPLGQEIRLGFANKNQNKAVLLLHGFGGRSSNWNYAAQKIYQKMKIPIYVPRLPGHATNTEDFLNSNADQWLRKAVDSYLYLASSYPQIYLAGFSMGGLLAAILAAKFKPEKLSLVAPAFFTVNQNIVFAPYLKYFIKKIDNDFKLEKENLNKLEIDFHQNYSCYYYPQALAELYKLMQQGRKSITKIKTPTQLILSKTDEQVATPKINDFLNKKMGRFLVDQKTYQKSSHVIINDLKKEACTQAIINFLFD; translated from the coding sequence ATGAAATTAAATAAAATTAAGTCTGATACCAAAATTAATCCTTTAGGTCAAGAAATAAGATTAGGTTTTGCTAATAAAAATCAAAATAAGGCAGTCCTTTTATTACATGGTTTTGGTGGTCGAAGTAGTAATTGGAATTATGCTGCTCAAAAAATATATCAAAAAATGAAGATTCCAATTTATGTTCCTCGCTTACCAGGCCATGCTACTAATACCGAAGATTTTTTAAATAGCAATGCAGACCAGTGGCTGCGAAAAGCAGTAGATAGTTATTTATATTTAGCTAGTAGTTATCCTCAAATATATTTAGCTGGATTTTCAATGGGAGGGCTTTTAGCAGCTATACTTGCTGCCAAATTTAAGCCAGAAAAATTATCTTTAGTTGCTCCTGCTTTTTTCACTGTTAACCAAAATATTGTTTTTGCTCCTTATCTTAAATATTTCATTAAAAAAATAGATAATGATTTTAAACTAGAAAAAGAAAATTTAAATAAATTGGAAATTGATTTCCATCAAAATTATAGTTGTTATTATTATCCTCAAGCTCTAGCAGAACTATATAAATTAATGCAGCAGGGGAGAAAATCAATAACTAAAATTAAAACTCCAACTCAGTTAATTTTATCTAAAACTGATGAGCAAGTAGCAACTCCAAAAATTAATGACTTTTTAAATAAAAAAATGGGAAGATTTTTAGTAGATCAAAAGACCTATCAAAAATCATCCCATGTTATTATTAATGATCTTAAAAAAGAAGCTTGTACTCAGGCTATAATAAACTTTTTATTTGATTAA
- the pepV gene encoding dipeptidase PepV — protein MKKEILKRAEALRENMILSTQELVKIPSVKQEATAEYPYGEPVYQALAKALEISTAMGFKTKNIDNQAAHVEIGAGEEVLALLCHLDVVPEGSDWTYPPYAAEIHADKIYGRGTIDDKGPTVAALYALKIVDDLGIELNKRVRLILGTNEETGMASLDHYFKKEKMPDLAFSPDATFPAIHAEKGILDLKFKVELDGAPKEGLKLEKLAGGNATNMVPDSAEAVLSGITRDELDELLAGVDYQKEDLTIKAENNNFKLLYQGISAHGSMPENGKNAISYLINILAELPFANHKLKKFLEFYQSKIGLEYDGQSIGCKDQDEIPTKLTFNTGIIKAEQKEVVFLVNIRYPVKSSAQKVIADIKTEIDNDLIELETIKNAKPLYIPKDDPFIQKLMNAYQEFTNDLSQPVAIGGGTYARKVEKGVAFGPLFPGQAELAHQKDEFIAISDLVKSTAIYAKAIIDIAGVKNNA, from the coding sequence ATGAAAAAAGAAATATTAAAAAGAGCAGAAGCATTAAGAGAAAATATGATTTTAAGCACCCAAGAATTGGTAAAAATACCGAGTGTAAAACAAGAAGCTACAGCAGAATATCCCTATGGTGAACCTGTTTATCAAGCTTTGGCAAAAGCTTTAGAAATTTCAACAGCTATGGGATTTAAAACTAAAAATATAGATAATCAAGCTGCACATGTAGAAATTGGAGCTGGAGAAGAAGTTTTAGCCTTACTTTGTCACTTAGATGTAGTACCTGAAGGTAGTGATTGGACTTATCCCCCTTATGCAGCTGAAATTCATGCTGATAAAATATATGGACGAGGTACTATAGATGATAAAGGGCCAACAGTAGCAGCCTTATACGCCTTAAAAATAGTAGATGATCTAGGAATTGAATTAAATAAAAGAGTTCGTTTAATTTTAGGTACTAATGAAGAAACTGGTATGGCTTCTTTAGATCATTATTTTAAAAAAGAAAAAATGCCAGATTTAGCTTTTAGTCCTGATGCTACTTTCCCTGCTATTCATGCTGAAAAAGGAATTTTAGATCTTAAATTTAAAGTAGAGTTAGATGGAGCTCCAAAAGAAGGACTTAAATTAGAAAAACTTGCAGGTGGAAATGCAACTAATATGGTTCCTGATTCTGCAGAAGCAGTTTTAAGTGGAATTACAAGAGATGAATTAGATGAGCTTTTAGCAGGAGTTGATTATCAAAAAGAAGATTTAACGATTAAAGCTGAAAATAATAATTTTAAATTATTATATCAAGGAATTTCAGCTCATGGAAGTATGCCTGAAAATGGGAAAAATGCTATTTCTTATTTAATAAATATTTTAGCTGAACTTCCTTTTGCTAACCACAAATTAAAGAAATTTTTAGAATTTTATCAAAGTAAAATTGGACTTGAATATGACGGCCAGTCAATAGGATGTAAGGATCAAGATGAGATTCCAACTAAATTAACTTTTAATACTGGAATTATTAAAGCTGAGCAAAAAGAAGTAGTTTTTTTAGTAAATATTAGATATCCAGTTAAATCTAGTGCTCAAAAAGTAATAGCTGATATCAAAACAGAAATAGATAATGATTTGATAGAGCTTGAAACTATTAAAAATGCTAAACCACTTTATATTCCAAAAGATGATCCTTTTATTCAAAAATTAATGAATGCTTATCAGGAGTTTACTAATGATCTAAGTCAACCAGTAGCTATTGGTGGAGGGACTTATGCTCGTAAAGTAGAAAAAGGAGTAGCTTTTGGTCCACTTTTTCCTGGTCAAGCTGAGTTAGCTCACCAAAAAGATGAATTTATTGCTATTTCTGATTTAGTTAAAAGTACAGCAATTTATGCAAAAGCAATTATAGATATAGCGGGAGTGAAAAATAATGCATAA
- a CDS encoding M18 family aminopeptidase, with amino-acid sequence MHKEAQELIDFINNSPTAFHATQNLETELSANGFIKLDPSQKWDLKIGEKYFVSRNDSALIAFIPGQDFLDHGFRIISAHTDSPALKIKPDPLIENEGQLVLNTEIYGGPILNTWYDRELSIAGKIVLKSEKSFELKEELIDLEKNIAIIPNLAIHLNREINQKAKINKKKGLRALITQTKAKENNLAEKDELDFSLNKLITQNTEYELTEIVESELYLYPSQRAQFLGAEAEYIAARAQDNLSMTHAALKAIKSSKTHKWTQMTIFYDNEEIGSQTPQGADSPFVSNLIERIIYNLGANKEDYYTILEKSFLVSADMAHAVHPNFGEESAQNNRAFLNQGPVIKYNANLKYTTHATTAGVLIDLMDKNDISYQIYTNRSDKKGGSTIGPIAATQLGIKSIDLGNPLLAMHSSRELGGSLDHKQMIKLMKLFLKED; translated from the coding sequence ATGCATAAAGAAGCCCAAGAACTAATAGATTTTATTAATAATTCTCCAACAGCTTTTCATGCTACTCAAAATTTGGAAACTGAACTTTCAGCAAATGGTTTTATAAAATTAGATCCCAGTCAAAAATGGGATTTAAAAATTGGAGAAAAATATTTTGTAAGTCGTAATGATTCTGCACTAATTGCTTTTATTCCAGGTCAAGATTTTTTAGATCATGGTTTTAGAATTATTTCTGCCCATACTGATAGTCCAGCTCTTAAAATAAAGCCAGATCCATTAATTGAAAATGAAGGTCAGCTTGTTTTAAATACAGAAATTTATGGTGGCCCGATTCTAAATACCTGGTATGATAGAGAACTCTCAATTGCTGGTAAAATTGTTTTAAAGTCTGAAAAATCTTTTGAATTAAAAGAAGAGTTGATTGATTTAGAAAAAAATATTGCTATTATTCCTAATTTAGCAATTCACTTAAATAGAGAGATTAATCAAAAAGCTAAAATAAATAAAAAGAAGGGCTTAAGAGCTCTAATAACCCAAACAAAAGCAAAAGAAAATAATTTAGCAGAAAAAGATGAATTAGATTTCAGTTTAAATAAGTTAATTACTCAAAATACTGAGTATGAGTTGACAGAGATTGTAGAAAGTGAATTATACCTTTATCCAAGTCAAAGAGCTCAATTTTTAGGAGCTGAAGCTGAATATATAGCCGCTAGAGCGCAAGATAATCTTTCGATGACTCATGCAGCTTTAAAAGCAATTAAAAGCTCTAAAACACATAAATGGACCCAGATGACTATTTTTTATGATAATGAAGAAATAGGTAGTCAGACTCCTCAAGGAGCAGATTCACCTTTTGTCTCAAATTTGATTGAAAGAATAATTTATAATTTAGGAGCAAATAAAGAAGATTATTATACAATTCTTGAAAAATCTTTTTTAGTTTCAGCTGATATGGCACATGCTGTTCATCCTAATTTTGGAGAAGAATCTGCTCAAAATAATAGAGCATTTTTAAATCAAGGACCAGTTATTAAATATAATGCTAATTTAAAATATACGACTCATGCTACTACAGCTGGTGTCTTAATTGATTTAATGGATAAAAATGATATTTCTTATCAAATTTATACTAATCGCAGTGACAAAAAAGGTGGTTCTACAATTGGCCCTATTGCTGCAACTCAGTTAGGAATTAAAAGCATAGATCTAGGTAATCCACTTTTAGCTATGCACTCTAGTAGGGAATTAGGTGGAAGTTTAGATCACAAACAAATGATAAAATTAATGAAATTATTTTTAAAAGAAGATTAA
- a CDS encoding MalY/PatB family protein produces MNSFNFSKLENRQNTMSIKWDKREAIFGNKDILPLWVADSDWQTAPLIKAELIKRAQTGIFGYSFPNQSIKTTIYNWLKNRFDLEIEKEWLVFGTGVVPAINFALKTITKANEAVIIQPPVYRPFFEAVKNNNCQLIKNNLVKKNNYYQMDLVQLKKQIKAHKKKGIKVKALIFCSPHNPVGRVWKKKELLALLRLLKKEDIYLLSDEIHADLVYSNYQHQPLLKLLLAKAEFKEYRKKVISFMSASKTFNIAGLHTSYTLIEAKELRKAYQKTKAGFATSNSPFGLLALKTAYNEGEKWLEAQLKYLEANYRFLQKYIKENIKEIKVSKAEGTYLVWLDCSQLGFTSDQKLIEFMNQKAGVGLNPGIWFGKESGSMHLRLNLACPQARLKKALTKIKKAVKNRSK; encoded by the coding sequence ATGAATAGCTTTAACTTTTCTAAACTAGAAAATCGCCAAAACACTATGTCAATTAAATGGGATAAAAGAGAGGCTATTTTTGGGAATAAAGATATTCTACCACTTTGGGTTGCAGATTCTGACTGGCAAACAGCACCTTTAATTAAAGCTGAATTAATTAAAAGAGCCCAAACTGGAATTTTTGGTTATAGTTTTCCTAATCAAAGTATTAAAACCACTATTTACAATTGGTTAAAAAATAGATTTGATTTAGAAATAGAAAAAGAATGGCTTGTTTTTGGAACAGGTGTTGTTCCAGCAATTAATTTTGCTTTAAAAACGATTACTAAAGCAAATGAGGCTGTAATTATTCAACCACCTGTTTATAGGCCATTTTTTGAAGCAGTTAAAAATAATAATTGTCAACTTATTAAAAATAATCTAGTCAAAAAAAATAATTATTATCAAATGGACTTAGTTCAGCTTAAAAAACAAATAAAAGCTCATAAAAAAAAGGGAATCAAAGTCAAAGCTTTAATTTTTTGCAGTCCTCATAATCCAGTAGGGAGGGTTTGGAAGAAAAAAGAGTTACTTGCTTTATTACGTTTATTAAAAAAAGAAGATATTTATCTTTTAAGTGATGAAATTCATGCTGATTTAGTTTATTCTAATTATCAACACCAGCCATTACTTAAACTTTTATTAGCAAAAGCTGAATTTAAAGAGTATCGAAAAAAAGTGATTTCTTTTATGTCAGCCAGTAAAACTTTTAATATAGCAGGTTTACATACTTCCTATACTCTAATTGAAGCAAAAGAGTTAAGAAAAGCTTATCAAAAAACAAAAGCAGGTTTTGCAACATCTAATAGTCCTTTTGGTCTATTAGCTCTAAAAACAGCCTATAATGAAGGTGAAAAGTGGCTGGAAGCACAGCTTAAATATTTAGAAGCAAATTATAGGTTTTTGCAAAAATATATTAAAGAAAATATTAAAGAAATTAAAGTTAGCAAAGCAGAAGGAACTTATTTAGTTTGGCTAGACTGTAGTCAATTAGGTTTTACAAGTGATCAAAAATTAATTGAGTTTATGAATCAAAAAGCAGGAGTCGGCCTTAATCCTGGAATTTGGTTTGGAAAAGAGTCAGGTTCAATGCATTTGCGTTTAAATTTAGCCTGTCCTCAAGCTAGATTAAAAAAGGCTTTAACTAAAATAAAGAAAGCAGTTAAAAATCGATCTAAATAA
- a CDS encoding NAD(P)/FAD-dependent oxidoreductase: protein MAKVIIIGGGPAGMMAALRAAKNQNEVFLIEKNKNLGKKLLITGKGRCNLTNYSDLNNHIKNIVDQPEFMYSSLAEFDAYRLYYFFEGLGLKLKIERGDRVFPKSNRSQSVLRVLQKELYKNEVKIITDQVIEILTEAQTAVGVKLKFGGQLKADKIILAAGGASYPQTGSDGSGFKLAKALGHQITKPEPGLCGLKTKNKLIYEAESLKLKYIELKLLKNEKEIYSVFGDLNIREDYLDGPLVISASMFIDQNPADYQLEIDLKPALDYQSLDQRILRDFEKYANKFFANSLGDLLPQKLIPVIIKSSSIAYNKTVNQITAAEREELLSLLKSFKIEIKAKKGFKRSIVTRGGVNTAEINPKTLASKLIENLYFAGEVIDVAALTGGYNLQIAFATGYKAGSN from the coding sequence TTGGCAAAAGTTATTATTATTGGTGGTGGCCCAGCAGGTATGATGGCTGCTTTAAGAGCTGCTAAAAATCAAAATGAAGTTTTTTTAATTGAAAAAAATAAAAATTTAGGTAAAAAATTATTAATCACAGGTAAAGGGCGCTGTAATTTAACCAATTATTCTGATTTGAATAATCATATAAAAAATATAGTTGATCAGCCTGAGTTTATGTATAGTTCATTAGCAGAATTTGATGCTTATCGACTTTATTATTTTTTTGAGGGACTAGGTTTAAAACTTAAAATAGAAAGAGGAGACAGAGTTTTTCCAAAATCAAATCGTTCTCAATCAGTTTTAAGAGTTTTACAAAAAGAATTATATAAAAATGAAGTTAAAATAATTACAGATCAAGTTATTGAAATTTTGACTGAAGCTCAGACAGCAGTTGGGGTTAAATTGAAATTTGGAGGCCAACTAAAAGCAGATAAAATAATTTTGGCAGCAGGTGGAGCTTCTTATCCTCAAACTGGTTCAGATGGGAGTGGTTTTAAATTAGCTAAAGCTTTAGGCCATCAAATAACTAAGCCGGAACCTGGCCTTTGTGGTTTAAAAACAAAAAACAAGTTAATTTATGAAGCTGAATCTTTAAAATTAAAGTATATTGAACTTAAATTATTAAAGAATGAAAAAGAAATCTATAGTGTTTTTGGAGACTTAAATATTAGAGAAGATTATTTAGATGGCCCTTTAGTTATTTCTGCTTCAATGTTTATTGATCAAAATCCAGCTGATTATCAATTAGAAATCGATTTAAAACCTGCTTTAGACTATCAAAGCCTTGATCAAAGAATTTTAAGAGATTTTGAGAAATATGCAAATAAATTTTTTGCTAATAGTTTAGGAGACTTATTACCCCAAAAATTAATTCCCGTAATTATTAAAAGTTCTTCTATTGCTTATAATAAAACAGTAAACCAGATTACTGCAGCTGAAAGGGAAGAACTGTTATCCTTATTAAAGAGTTTTAAAATTGAAATTAAGGCTAAAAAAGGATTTAAAAGGTCAATTGTAACCAGAGGTGGAGTAAATACTGCAGAAATTAATCCTAAAACTTTGGCATCCAAATTAATTGAAAACTTATATTTTGCGGGAGAGGTAATTGATGTAGCAGCTTTAACTGGGGGCTATAACTTACAAATAGCTTTTGCTACTGGTTATAAAGCAGGTAGTAATTAA
- a CDS encoding YlbF family regulator, whose protein sequence is MATVMEYAENLAEAIVESQEFQELKEKEATMVADEDAKSMLDNLNAKYQQVQMMQQNGKQISDEKKQELQMMEQKMKKNEKISEFYEAQNHFNQLMNSVNQVITHKLQGKDEDAE, encoded by the coding sequence ATGGCAACAGTTATGGAATATGCGGAAAATCTTGCAGAAGCAATTGTTGAATCACAAGAATTTCAAGAATTAAAAGAAAAAGAAGCAACTATGGTTGCAGATGAAGATGCAAAATCAATGCTTGATAATTTGAATGCTAAGTATCAGCAAGTTCAAATGATGCAGCAAAACGGTAAGCAGATTAGTGATGAGAAAAAACAAGAATTACAGATGATGGAACAAAAAATGAAGAAAAATGAAAAAATCTCTGAATTCTATGAAGCTCAAAATCACTTTAACCAATTAATGAATTCTGTAAATCAGGTAATAACTCACAAACTTCAAGGCAAAGATGAAGACGCTGAGTAA
- the grxC gene encoding glutaredoxin 3 has translation MSKVLKIEVYSKDWCPYCKKAKAFLKSKNLDFQEIDIKKENNYEVMKKRTNNKTVPQIIINNQSLGGYDDLIELEKTGELNKILGVKTKDLSQTEWELIILGAGPAALNAALYAARKGIKLLVLTQDIGGQVITTNEIDNYLGKAGTNGADLIADFWDHLAKYEVKTVIGEEVIAIKEKANKKIIETNNKKKYSSQAVIIATGAKKRHLGLKQEYVLTGKGVHYCASCDAFLYKEQPVAVVGGGNSGLEAALDLANIGSEVDLIELESKLMGDQYLQNKVKANKNIRVHTETTVDQIIGEEKLESIIIKNAKDQSTKELNVNALFIEIGLIANSSFAKNLVETNKQQEIIIDQQNQTAAKGIWAAGDVTNIIDKQIIISAAEGAKAALRVNQYLA, from the coding sequence ATGTCAAAAGTATTAAAAATTGAAGTTTATTCTAAAGATTGGTGTCCTTATTGTAAAAAGGCTAAAGCTTTTTTGAAAAGTAAAAATTTAGATTTTCAAGAAATTGATATTAAAAAAGAAAATAATTATGAGGTGATGAAAAAAAGAACAAATAATAAAACTGTTCCTCAAATTATTATTAATAACCAAAGTTTAGGTGGTTATGATGACTTAATCGAATTAGAAAAAACGGGGGAATTAAATAAAATTTTGGGAGTGAAAACAAAAGATTTATCGCAAACAGAATGGGAATTAATCATTTTAGGAGCTGGGCCAGCAGCTTTAAATGCAGCTCTATATGCTGCTCGCAAAGGAATTAAACTTTTAGTTTTAACTCAAGATATAGGTGGTCAGGTGATTACAACTAATGAGATTGATAATTATTTAGGTAAAGCAGGAACTAATGGAGCTGATTTAATTGCTGATTTTTGGGATCATCTTGCTAAATATGAAGTTAAAACAGTAATTGGAGAAGAAGTAATAGCAATTAAAGAAAAAGCAAATAAAAAAATAATTGAAACTAATAATAAGAAAAAATATTCAAGTCAAGCAGTAATTATTGCAACTGGAGCTAAAAAAAGACATTTAGGTTTAAAACAAGAATATGTTTTAACTGGTAAAGGAGTTCATTATTGTGCTAGTTGTGATGCTTTTTTATATAAAGAACAACCAGTAGCTGTAGTTGGTGGGGGTAACTCTGGTTTAGAAGCAGCACTTGATTTAGCCAATATTGGCTCAGAAGTTGATTTAATTGAGTTAGAGTCTAAATTAATGGGAGATCAATATTTACAAAATAAGGTTAAAGCAAATAAAAATATAAGAGTACACACTGAAACTACTGTAGATCAAATAATTGGGGAAGAAAAATTAGAATCGATTATTATAAAAAACGCTAAAGATCAAAGTACTAAAGAATTAAATGTGAATGCTTTATTTATTGAAATTGGTTTGATTGCTAATAGTAGTTTTGCTAAAAACTTAGTTGAAACTAATAAGCAGCAAGAAATTATTATTGATCAGCAAAATCAAACAGCTGCTAAAGGAATTTGGGCTGCAGGGGATGTAACTAATATTATTGATAAACAAATAATTATTTCAGCAGCTGAAGGAGCTAAGGCAGCTCTTAGAGTTAATCAATATTTAGCTTAA
- a CDS encoding acylphosphatase has product MTVKKVQKQIFISGRVQGVGFRAFCQKQASALKIKGWVKNLKDSRVEAVIEGKETNIRQMIKKLKKGPSFARVDNLKIIDRDLTGFNNFEIKY; this is encoded by the coding sequence ATGACTGTCAAAAAAGTTCAAAAACAAATATTTATTTCAGGTAGAGTGCAGGGAGTAGGTTTTAGAGCTTTTTGTCAAAAACAAGCATCTGCTTTAAAAATTAAAGGTTGGGTTAAAAATCTTAAAGATAGTCGAGTAGAAGCTGTGATTGAAGGAAAGGAAACTAATATTAGGCAGATGATTAAGAAATTAAAAAAAGGGCCATCATTTGCTAGAGTAGATAATCTTAAAATTATAGACAGAGATTTAACTGGTTTTAATAATTTTGAAATAAAATATTAA
- the pncA gene encoding bifunctional nicotinamidase/pyrazinamidase → MNKALIAVDLQNDFYENGNLGVKEASKINQTVNRYLAAKEYKLIVASQDWHPESHLSFAVNHNQKPYTPYNEQKGLGPLLWPKHCVQNSEGAEFQADIETKYFDYILRKGSLKKVDSYSAFYDNDGSDLGLAGLLKSLAVKEVDILGLAFDYCVKFTALDSIKNDFKTNIILKATKAVNKENVAEVKAELKEAGVNFK, encoded by the coding sequence ATGAACAAAGCTTTAATTGCGGTTGATTTACAAAATGATTTTTATGAAAATGGTAATTTAGGAGTAAAAGAAGCCTCTAAGATTAATCAAACAGTTAATAGATATTTAGCAGCAAAGGAATATAAACTAATTGTAGCTTCACAAGATTGGCATCCAGAATCTCATTTAAGTTTTGCAGTTAATCATAATCAAAAACCATATACCCCTTATAATGAGCAGAAAGGACTCGGACCTCTATTATGGCCTAAACATTGTGTGCAAAATTCTGAAGGAGCTGAGTTCCAAGCTGATATAGAAACTAAATACTTTGATTATATATTAAGAAAAGGTAGTTTAAAGAAAGTAGATAGTTATTCTGCTTTTTATGATAATGATGGGAGTGATTTGGGTTTAGCCGGCTTATTAAAGTCTTTAGCAGTTAAAGAAGTAGATATTTTAGGTTTAGCATTTGATTATTGTGTTAAATTTACTGCTTTAGATAGTATTAAAAATGATTTTAAAACAAATATTATTTTAAAGGCAACTAAAGCTGTCAATAAAGAAAATGTAGCTGAGGTTAAAGCAGAATTAAAAGAGGCAGGAGTCAACTTTAAATAA